Proteins encoded within one genomic window of Pseudomonadota bacterium:
- the rplN gene encoding 50S ribosomal protein L14 produces the protein MIQQETNLMVADNSGAKRVQCIKVLGGSKRKTATIGDVIIVSVKQADPGRTVKKGEVVRAVIVRTAKEIRRPDGSAIRFDRNAAVLINKQNEPIGTRIFGPVTRELRSKNFMKIISLAPEVL, from the coding sequence ATGATCCAACAAGAAACCAACCTGATGGTGGCCGACAATTCCGGTGCCAAGCGCGTGCAGTGCATCAAGGTGCTGGGCGGCTCGAAGCGCAAGACGGCGACGATCGGTGACGTCATTATCGTGTCCGTGAAGCAGGCCGATCCCGGCCGTACGGTGAAGAAGGGCGAAGTCGTGCGCGCCGTTATCGTGCGTACCGCCAAGGAGATCCGTCGGCCCGATGGCAGCGCGATCCGCTTCGACCGCAACGCCGCGGTGCTGATCAACAAGCAGAACGAGCCGATCGGCACGCGCATCTTCGGCCCTGTCACGCGCGAGCTGAGATCGAAGAACTTCATGAAGATCATTTCGCTGGCGCCGGAGGTACTTTAG
- the rplP gene encoding 50S ribosomal protein L16, whose translation MLSPKRTKYRKAHKGRIHGNAKGYTSLNFGAYGMKAQAPGRITARQIEAARRAITRYMKRAGRVWVTVFPDVPVSSKPAEVRMGKGKGSPEFWMARVKPGRIMFELDGVSEDIAREAIRLGAAKLPIPVKFIQRLH comes from the coding sequence ATGTTAAGTCCGAAACGCACGAAGTACCGCAAGGCGCACAAGGGCCGTATTCACGGCAACGCCAAGGGCTATACGTCCTTGAACTTTGGCGCCTATGGCATGAAGGCGCAGGCGCCTGGCCGTATCACCGCGCGCCAGATCGAAGCCGCGCGCCGCGCCATCACGCGCTACATGAAGCGTGCCGGCCGTGTCTGGGTGACGGTGTTCCCGGACGTGCCGGTGTCCAGCAAGCCGGCCGAGGTGCGCATGGGTAAGGGCAAGGGTTCGCCCGAGTTCTGGATGGCGCGCGTGAAGCCGGGCCGGATCATGTTCGAATTGGACGGTGTCAGCGAGGATATCGCGCGTGAGGCGATCCGCCTGGGTGCCGCCAAGTTGCCGATTCCCGTCAAGTTCATTCAGCGCCTGCACTGA
- the rplE gene encoding 50S ribosomal protein L5, giving the protein MAAVRLHQHYNETILPALVEKFSYKNTMQAPKLDKIVINMGVGDGVTDSKTVDKAAEDLTQIAGQRAVVTRAKKSVATFKLREGMPVGCKVTLRGERMYEFLDRLITIALPRVRDFRGVSPKSFDGRGNYAMGLKEQIVFPEINYDQVDKIRGLDIIICTTAKSDEEAYELLDGFQMPFVKPEA; this is encoded by the coding sequence ATGGCTGCCGTAAGGCTTCATCAGCACTACAACGAGACGATCCTGCCCGCGCTGGTCGAGAAGTTCTCTTACAAGAACACGATGCAGGCGCCGAAGCTGGACAAGATCGTGATCAACATGGGCGTCGGTGACGGTGTCACGGATTCCAAGACCGTCGACAAGGCGGCCGAGGACCTGACCCAGATCGCCGGTCAGCGCGCCGTGGTGACGCGCGCCAAAAAGTCGGTCGCGACGTTCAAGCTGCGCGAAGGCATGCCGGTCGGCTGCAAGGTGACACTGCGCGGTGAACGCATGTACGAGTTTCTCGATCGCCTGATCACGATCGCGCTGCCCCGCGTGCGTGACTTTCGCGGCGTCAGCCCGAAGAGTTTCGACGGTCGCGGCAACTACGCCATGGGTTTGAAGGAACAGATCGTGTTCCCCGAGATCAACTACGACCAGGTCGACAAAATTCGCGGCCTCGACATCATCATCTGCACGACGGCGAAGTCCGATGAGGAAGCCTATGAGCTGCTCGACGGATTCCAGATGCCGTTCGTCAAACCTGAAGCCTAA
- the rpsQ gene encoding 30S ribosomal protein S17: MPRRVMQGVVTSKSGDKTVVVNVERRVLHPLYKKIIRRSKRYHAHDEQNAYKPGDTVRIEECRPMSKLKRWTVVSDGA, translated from the coding sequence ATGCCCCGTCGCGTCATGCAAGGCGTGGTGACCAGCAAGTCCGGTGACAAGACCGTTGTGGTCAATGTCGAGCGCCGGGTTTTGCACCCGCTGTACAAAAAGATCATTCGCCGGTCGAAGCGCTACCACGCGCACGACGAACAGAACGCCTACAAGCCGGGCGATACCGTTCGTATCGAGGAATGCCGGCCGATGTCGAAGTTGAAGCGCTGGACCGTCGTTTCCGACGGGGCCTGA
- the rpsH gene encoding 30S ribosomal protein S8 gives MAMTDPLGDMLTRIRNGHLRRKSAVNCPASKLKENVLEVLKREGYIRDFRKEETEPKKPQLVIELKYYEGEPVIREIGRISKPGRRVYSGARDMPRVYGGLGVAIVSTPRGVMTDHEARATNVGGEVLCRVF, from the coding sequence ATGGCTATGACAGATCCGCTCGGCGATATGCTGACACGCATTCGCAACGGCCACCTGCGGCGCAAGTCGGCGGTGAACTGCCCGGCGTCGAAGTTGAAGGAAAACGTGCTCGAGGTTCTCAAGCGCGAGGGCTATATCCGCGACTTCCGCAAGGAAGAGACCGAGCCCAAAAAGCCTCAACTGGTGATCGAGCTGAAGTACTACGAAGGCGAGCCGGTGATCCGTGAGATCGGCCGCATTTCCAAACCGGGCCGGCGAGTTTACTCCGGTGCCCGGGATATGCCGCGCGTCTACGGCGGTCTGGGCGTTGCCATCGTGTCGACACCGCGTGGTGTGATGACCGATCACGAGGCACGCGCGACCAATGTGGGTGGCGAAGTGCTTTGCCGCGTCTTTT
- the rpsN gene encoding 30S ribosomal protein S14: protein MAKKSAIEKNKRRQRLVKRYAAKRARLLAIANNRALPMEERFQARLALAQLPRNASPVRVKNRCGVTGRPRGYHRKLNMSRIALRDLASEGKIPGMVKSSW from the coding sequence ATGGCCAAAAAGAGTGCCATCGAGAAGAACAAGCGCCGCCAGCGGCTGGTCAAGCGCTATGCGGCCAAGCGGGCGCGCTTGCTGGCGATCGCGAACAATCGCGCGCTGCCGATGGAAGAGCGTTTCCAGGCGCGCCTGGCGCTTGCGCAACTGCCGCGCAATGCCTCGCCCGTCAGGGTCAAGAACCGCTGCGGCGTCACAGGTCGTCCGCGCGGCTATCACCGTAAGCTCAACATGTCGCGCATCGCGCTCAGGGATCTGGCTTCGGAAGGCAAGATCCCCGGCATGGTCAAGTCGAGCTGGTAA
- the rpsC gene encoding 30S ribosomal protein S3: MGHKVNPVGLRLGINRTWDSRWYAEGDEYARLLHEDLKIREYIQDRLKQAGISKIVIERPANKARITIHTARPGVVIGKRGADIEKLKTDLQRMTHGEVAVNIVEIRKPEIDAQLVAENVAQQLERRISFRRAMKRAVQSAMRLGAQGIRINVGGRLGGAEIARVEWYREGRVPLHTLRADIDFGRVTANTAYGSIGIKVWVFKGEILGHDPLAQEKRALEVQGGQARM; encoded by the coding sequence ATGGGTCACAAGGTTAATCCGGTCGGGCTTCGCCTCGGCATCAACCGCACTTGGGATTCGCGCTGGTACGCCGAAGGCGACGAGTACGCGCGGTTGCTGCACGAGGATCTGAAGATCCGCGAATACATCCAGGACCGCCTGAAGCAGGCCGGCATCAGCAAGATCGTGATCGAGCGTCCGGCGAACAAGGCGCGCATCACCATTCACACCGCCCGCCCGGGTGTCGTGATCGGCAAGCGCGGCGCGGATATCGAGAAGCTGAAGACCGACCTGCAGCGCATGACCCATGGCGAGGTCGCGGTGAACATTGTCGAAATCCGCAAGCCGGAGATCGATGCCCAGTTGGTGGCCGAGAACGTCGCCCAGCAGCTGGAGCGCCGTATCTCGTTCCGCCGTGCCATGAAGCGCGCGGTGCAGTCGGCCATGCGTCTGGGCGCCCAGGGCATCCGCATCAATGTCGGCGGCCGTCTGGGTGGCGCCGAGATCGCCCGTGTCGAGTGGTATCGTGAGGGTCGTGTGCCGCTGCATACGCTGCGCGCTGACATCGACTTCGGCCGGGTCACCGCGAACACGGCCTATGGCAGCATCGGCATCAAGGTCTGGGTCTTCAAGGGTGAGATCCTGGGTCACGATCCGCTGGCCCAGGAAAAGCGCGCGCTGGAAGTCCAGGGCGGCCAGGCCCGTATGTGA
- the rplV gene encoding 50S ribosomal protein L22: MSKRTAPRRQADNEARAMARSLPISPQKLNLVAQSIRGKPVSKALADLSFSRRRIAVDVKKALQSAIANAENNHGLDVDRLVVADASVGPSLKMRRFRPAGRGRVHPYRKLFSNIEIIVREAEEDY, encoded by the coding sequence ATGAGCAAGCGTACGGCACCGCGCCGCCAAGCTGACAACGAGGCACGCGCCATGGCGCGATCGCTTCCGATCAGCCCGCAAAAGCTGAACCTGGTCGCCCAGTCGATCCGGGGTAAGCCGGTGAGCAAGGCCCTGGCAGACCTATCGTTTTCGCGCCGGCGTATCGCCGTCGACGTGAAGAAGGCGTTGCAGTCGGCGATTGCGAACGCGGAGAACAATCATGGCCTGGACGTCGACCGCCTGGTGGTGGCCGATGCCTCGGTCGGTCCCAGCTTGAAGATGCGACGCTTCCGTCCCGCTGGTCGCGGCCGGGTGCATCCCTATCGCAAGCTGTTCAGCAATATCGAGATCATCGTCCGCGAAGCGGAAGAGGACTACTGA
- the rpmC gene encoding 50S ribosomal protein L29, with translation MKAADVRAQSPDELKDELLTLKKEQFNLRFQQATGQLENTARAREVRRDIARIKTVLAERARAGS, from the coding sequence ATGAAAGCTGCCGATGTGCGCGCCCAGTCGCCCGATGAATTGAAAGACGAGCTCCTGACGCTCAAGAAGGAGCAGTTCAACCTGCGCTTTCAACAGGCGACGGGCCAGCTTGAGAACACGGCTCGTGCCCGTGAAGTCCGGCGCGATATCGCCCGTATCAAGACCGTCCTGGCCGAGCGTGCCAGGGCCGGTTCGTAA
- the rplX gene encoding 50S ribosomal protein L24 codes for MATKQRIKKGDKVIVLAGRDRGREGEVLKMFPDEDRAIVNGVNMVRRHTRPSPQDPGGIVDKELPIHVSNLAVADPKDGKATRVGFKRLEDGRKVRVARRSGEVIDT; via the coding sequence GTGGCAACGAAGCAGAGAATCAAAAAGGGCGACAAGGTCATCGTCCTGGCCGGCCGTGATCGCGGTCGCGAGGGTGAAGTCCTGAAGATGTTCCCGGACGAGGACCGCGCCATCGTCAATGGCGTCAATATGGTGCGCCGGCACACGCGGCCGTCGCCCCAGGATCCCGGCGGCATCGTCGATAAGGAACTGCCGATCCACGTCTCCAACCTGGCGGTTGCCGATCCCAAGGACGGCAAGGCGACCCGGGTCGGTTTCAAGCGGCTTGAAGACGGCAGAAAGGTGCGCGTGGCGCGCCGGTCTGGCGAAGTGATCGATACCTAA